A portion of the Deinococcus ruber genome contains these proteins:
- a CDS encoding polysaccharide deacetylase family protein has translation MFSLAMLLALAFPFLPPPAPVKNDADTGHFLPVSQADVSSSISTTQKVVALTLDDGPSRRYTPIALQVAQTEHIPLTFFLIGQEAVKHPDLVLQEQAAGHVIGNHTWHHPLMGVGDASGAWEVHQTQLLLMKITGQRPTLFRPPGGELNTGTAAAARADGLQLITWNVFPGDTDAKLSADVLAKSVLAHVRPGSIILMHDGGGHRDSSMAA, from the coding sequence ATGTTCTCTCTTGCCATGCTGCTGGCCCTTGCATTCCCGTTTCTCCCACCACCTGCGCCTGTGAAAAACGACGCCGATACCGGACACTTTTTACCAGTGAGTCAAGCTGATGTGTCTTCCAGTATTTCAACCACCCAGAAGGTGGTCGCGTTGACACTCGACGATGGTCCCAGCCGCCGCTACACGCCGATCGCGTTGCAAGTGGCACAAACCGAGCACATTCCATTGACGTTCTTCCTGATCGGTCAGGAGGCCGTGAAGCATCCTGACCTCGTCCTGCAGGAACAGGCGGCAGGCCATGTCATTGGGAACCATACCTGGCATCATCCCTTGATGGGCGTGGGAGACGCAAGTGGAGCGTGGGAAGTGCATCAGACGCAGCTGCTGCTGATGAAGATCACGGGGCAGCGTCCGACGCTGTTTCGGCCGCCTGGCGGAGAGCTGAATACGGGCACGGCGGCCGCTGCTCGCGCAGATGGCTTGCAGCTCATTACCTGGAATGTGTTTCCCGGCGATACGGACGCCAAGCTCTCAGCGGACGTGTTGGCGAAGAGCGTGCTGGCGCATGTCAGACCGGGGAGCATCATTTTGATGCATGACGGTGGTGGGCACCGGGACAGCAGTATGGCCGCA